The following is a genomic window from Armatimonadota bacterium.
CGTTGCTGTCGCGGCGATTGTCGCCCATCACGAAGTACTGTCCCGAGGGCACTTCGACCGGGCCGTAGTCGTAGTCGGGGGCCTGCAGCGGCCCGATGTAGGGCTCATCGAGCTTGCGGCCGTTAATGTACACCCCGTCATAGCTGCGGATTTCGAGGTGATCGCCGGGCAAGCCGATGAGGCGTTTGATGAAGTCCTTCTGCTCCATGGATGCCTGAGGCGGGGCGCGGAAGACAATGACATCCTGGCGGCGCGGTTCGGTGAGCCGATAGATGAACTTGTTGACCAGCACGCGGTCTCGTTCCATCAGTGTCGGCCGCATCGAGCCTGAAGGGATGTAGAACGCGGCGACGACAAAGGGCTTGATGAGCAGGAAGACGAGGGCGAACGCGATGAGGAGCGAATCGGAGAGTTCGAGCATCAGCGCCCGATACGGCGATCCGCGCCACACCGTATAGACCATTCGCAGCAACGCGACCGCGGCTACGATGGCGACGATCTTCCACGGAGAGTCCAGGTTAAACATGCGGCTCTAACGGGCCTCCTTGATGCGCCCGGCGCGGCCGACCTTCTGGCGCAGGTAGTAGAGCTTGGCGCGCCGCACCTTGCCGCGCCGCAGCACCTGGATGCGCTCCACGCGCGGCGAGTGCAGCAGGAAGGTGCGCTCGACGCCAACCGCGTGGGCCACGCGGCGCACCGTGAACTGCTCGCTGGCGCCGCCGCCCGCGCGGCCGATGACGGTACCCTCAAACGCTTGGGTGCGCTCGCGGCCGCCCTCGGTGATGCGCAGATGAACCCGCACCGTGTCGCCGGGTCCGAACTCCGGGATATCGGTCTTCAGTTGCTCTTTTTCCAGTTGGTCTATGATCACTTTGCCCATTGCACGTCTCCGTCGGGACGGCCTTCATTCATCGCGCTGTCCCCTGATTTTCTCCAGCAATCCGCGGTCTTCCTCGCTGAGCGCCGCCCGCTCCAGCAGATCCGGCCGGCGCTCCAGCGTGCGCTTCAGCGCCTGCTCGCGCCGCCACACTCGAATCACCTCGTGGTTGCCGGAGAGCAACACATCGGGAACCTTCCAACCGCGAAACTCGGCGGGCCGCGTGTACTGCGGCTGCTCCAGCAAACCCGAGGCGAACGAATCCGTCACCGCCCCGTCCTCCGCCCCCAAAGCCCCCGGCAGGAGTCTGATGACCGCGTCCATCACGACCATCGCCGGCAGCTCGCCGCCGGTCAAGACATAATCGCCGATAGATATCTCCTCGTCAACCAGGTGCTCGCGAACGCGCTCGTCCACGCCTTCGTAATGACCGCACACAATGACGAGGTGCTCATACCGCGCCAGTTCCGCGGCCTTCGCCTGATCCAGACGCGCGCCCTGCGGCGTCATCAGCACCACGCGCTCGCGACATTCCTCCGGGCAGCGCATCGCCTCGACCGCGGCGAAAATCGGCGCCGCCTTCATCACCATGCCGCTCCCGCCGCCGTACGAGTAGTCGTCTACTATGCGCTGGCGCTCCGTGCTGAAGTCGCGCGT
Proteins encoded in this region:
- the lepB gene encoding signal peptidase I, whose translation is MLELSDSLLIAFALVFLLIKPFVVAAFYIPSGSMRPTLMERDRVLVNKFIYRLTEPRRQDVIVFRAPPQASMEQKDFIKRLIGLPGDHLEIRSYDGVYINGRKLDEPYIGPLQAPDYDYGPVEVPSGQYFVMGDNRRDSNDSHRWGFLNRANLLGKAMIIFWPPGRMALAR
- the trmD gene encoding tRNA (guanosine(37)-N1)-methyltransferase TrmD, which gives rise to MRIDVLTLFPEMFAGPFDASIVGRAREQGLVEIRIVNTRDFSTERQRIVDDYSYGGGSGMVMKAAPIFAAVEAMRCPEECRERVVLMTPQGARLDQAKAAELARYEHLVIVCGHYEGVDERVREHLVDEEISIGDYVLTGGELPAMVVMDAVIRLLPGALGAEDGAVTDSFASGLLEQPQYTRPAEFRGWKVPDVLLSGNHEVIRVWRREQALKRTLERRPDLLERAALSEEDRGLLEKIRGQRDE
- the rplS gene encoding 50S ribosomal protein L19 translates to MGKVIIDQLEKEQLKTDIPEFGPGDTVRVHLRITEGGRERTQAFEGTVIGRAGGGASEQFTVRRVAHAVGVERTFLLHSPRVERIQVLRRGKVRRAKLYYLRQKVGRAGRIKEAR